The window TAGTTGATGGGGGGGTGTCCAttctgcagtacgctgatgatactatcatctttatggagcatgacctggcaaaagcgagaaatatgaagctggtgctttgcttatttgaacaattgtctgggttaaagattaactttcataaaagcgaattgttctgctttggtagagccaaggaggaccaggaggcttatcggcaattgtttggatgtgaattaggggctttacctttcacctacctaggtatacccattcaccatcgtaagcttacAAACCGAGAGTGAAAATGCATTGAGGATCGGTTTGATAAGAAacttagttgctggaagggcaaacttctgtcatatggaggccgattaattcttattaattcggtgctcacgagtatgccgatgttcctactatctttctttgaggttccagttggggttaggaaaagactggacttctaccgatcaagatttttttggcagagtgatgaacttaagAGAAAGTATAGACTCGCCAAGTGGGATGTCATTtgtcgaccaaaggaccaaggGGGGTTGGGTATCGAaaatcttgaggtcaagaacagatgcctGCTTAGTAAGTGGCTGTATAAGCTTTCGGGTCCGACTGATgcaacttgggcgcagattctTCGTAACAAGTATCTGCAGTCTAAAACTTTGTCACAGGTGACAGTGAGACCAACTGATTCGCCATTCTGGAAGGGTCTTATGAGAGTCAAGGCAACTTTCTTTAATAGAGCAAAGTTTATTGTCGGTGATGGCAATGACACATGTTTCTGGGAGGACACTTGGCTGGGTGATACACCATTAGCAATACAGTACCCAACCTTGTATCGTATTGTCCAGCGACGTGATGCGCTAGTTGCAACGATTATGCAGTCcactccccttaatattcagtttcggCGGGTGCTTGTTGGTGAGAGATGGGAAGCTTGGCTCCATCTGGTGCGTAGACTGATGGAAGTCCAGCTAGCTCAACAGCCCGATCAGCTATGTTGGAAGCTTACTAGGAATGGACAATTTACTGTAAAGTCGATGTACAACGATGTCAACAACTCCACTGTTATTCCTAGTACCAAACATGTGTGGAAAGTAAAAGTGCCTTTGAAAATTaatgtgtttatgtggtttgtccataaacaggtaattttaacaaaggacaacttggtcAAGCGCAATTGGactggatctactaggtgtagcttCTGTGATCAGGACGAGACCATTAAGCATCTCTTCCTTGATTGTCCTTTGGCAAGAATTCTGTGGCGTTCTGTGCAAATTgcttttaacattactcctccgagtaCGGTTGGGTCGTTATTTGGAACACGGCTGGATGGGATAGAGTCCGATACAGCTAGACATATTCGTGTAGGAGTGtatgcgttgttatgggcaatttggaactgcagaaatgatttggtttttaacataataactactattcattttttgcaggttatattccgTGCTACgacgctgatccgtatgtggtccttactcactccgacggaggctagggagcgtttggttactggatatgtccggtgggagatggtagcgcgggatatcttcaaccggtttggttggcggtcatgtaataggataggcaattagttttcgtATCTTTATTttaccagccggttgtggcttgtggctttttcttggtttAGCATCGAGGCTCTAGGTGAGCTTGCTTTTATTTTTGTTGAAGACTATACGACTTTGTTGAACCTATTTTATTTATTGAGGTGGCTGTATGCATCAGAAGGCCGggaagtccccccttttcgaaaaaacatATATTGAAATCTTCCATGGGTCTTTTCTTGACTGTTATGAAATCTTACAGTATTATGCTAATGTAAAGAAACAGTACTTTCTATATGCATATTAGGACCCTAAACAGCATGACGATGTTTCTCTTGCTATTACAATAAAGACAAGAGGTGGGTTTGATTCAAGATTACTTCTTATGATCCTATTTCTCTTGTTAATTGCAATAATAAGTCTTTGCTACTCTAATCTGAACTTATTTGTTTTATTCGCTGTTTCCATTTGGAAAATAGCTGCAAAACATCCAGGTAATGTGGCACTGCCCATGAAATGTTTgaaatgtcatttgcattcatataTTGTTTTCCGAGCACTTCATTTTTACTTCTTTTGCGAGTTTCTCAGTCTCCCAATGCATCAAGTTTGTTAATTTGTCCATGCAGGCATTCTGGTTTTTAGACTTAACCAAAATCTAGTTCTTAAAAGAAACAAGCCCACCATGTGGGTCACTTCTCTTAAGCATCATCATCGAGTAAACATGTTTAATATACCTATCATTAGGGTTAAGGCTACCAAGCCTGGGTTTAGTTTGTATGGTTGGTAAATATTCATCGCATCTGGACCTATGCTTAATCATATAGAAGTACTAATTCCATGTCTTTATGGGTTGGTTTCATCTTTGTGGAACATCATCTTTTACATATTATACCAGCCTAACTATGACAACATATAGAAACATGTTCAGAAATAGATGAAGCAACAACTCTTGCCTCTTACATAAAAAACCGAGTAACACCACATTATTTGGCATAGGCTTCAACGCCAATTTATGTCTCATGGGCCATTTGGCACGACGGGTGATCTAGTGAAGTGACGTCGATTTGTAGATTCTACGACTCCCGGCGAAATTCAGGCAATTTATCTGAACCTGAAGCGCGTACGCACACTGGACATGTGTTACATCTCGAACTGTGCGTACCCGAATCAGTAAATTAATGAACCTTTATTTTTTAAACTAATCTCGATTTTCTTGTTCCTCTTCATCCGTCGTGTCATCCCGAAAGTGCATGCACCTGACCTCAGGTGTGCTGATCAAGAGGAAGCCGCATGGATGATCCCGCCGCGGCCGCCGGCGCCTTCTTTGGGCGCCCCGGGCCGCTGTGGCCCCATAAGTCCGGCCGTGGGTGCATGGGTCCTGTTGCCGCCAGCGCCTTGCATCGGAGGCGCCGCTCTTGCCGCCGCACTCATCAGCTCTAGCGGGACGGGAGAAGCCTCATGGATGATCCCAccctggccgccggcgccctctGCCGGGGCGCCTGGCCGctgcggcgcgggggcggcgaatGACGGACGGATCGCCCCGCCGGCGCCTTCCCTCGAGGCTGCAGGGAGCGCCCTCGCCGTCGCCCCCATGACCTGGCTCGGGAGGGACGACACGTACCGGACCAGCTGGAGGAGGAACGAAGGTGAAGGCGACGCCATTGCCGATTAGCTGTCGCGAAGGTGGGACGAGCACAAGCTTTTGGCGACCGGTCTGGCCCGTACAACGGTGCAACTGCGCAAAAGGGTCTTCTCTTCTTTCTCCCTTTCTCGGTCGTCTTTTAATGGGTCGCTAGCTGTGTTTCTTTTGCATGGAAGCCGCTGACGTGCTCTATTCATGGGTGCCGCGTGGTGGACGCGCGCGGAGCAAGCTCGGGGGCGACCCAAGTTAGCCACTGAACCGGTCCGAGCCACCAAAACGTACCGTCCGCGTGGAATGCTCCATCTCCGGTCGCTTGCGACTCGCAAGAACTCCGAGACTTTGAATGAATCCAACGTATACGTACGGTTCAGTTCAACGGCGTGGATGCGTTCGTCTGGACGCGGCTCTGCTGGCAATTAGTCAACGGCGATTAGCTGAAGTGCCCACAAAATGCACATGCACTTCACTGCCTGGACCCATTAAGTGGTTGACAAAGAGAATGGGCCTGGAATATATGGTCTTGTTTTTTTAGGGAATGTATATGGTCTTGTTGAAAGCAATTCCGTTTGATTGATGCCCTATATTGAACTGGACCCACGTATGAGAGCTACGCCAGTTAGGGCGTCGCATTAGGGCATCTCCATAATGGACCCTCAAATCATCTGCATCCGTCCGGACCACGATATCCAGATACAATTTGTCATCTAACACTATCCCGCATCGGTGAGTGCACCGGTCCGGTTATTTGTTTTCTCGCAAAATGGAAGCAAACTAGGAGGTGGGTGGCAgggggctttgcgggagtccggatCATCGCCACGTAGAACCCTGACACCCCCCCGCCCACCTAAAATCTCATCCAAAACCCCGCTTCTCCATTCTTTCCTCTTTCTCTGCATCCACTTCCTTCATCGCCAACTCCGCCGCTCTACCGCCCCGGCCGCCCGCTAAGCTATTCGCTACACTCAGTCACCACTCCGCTTGCCACCGGTCCATACCTCTCATCCATCCGCCGCACATGTACAAACCGTCCCTAGGGGATTCACCACATCCGACAAGTATTTGTTAATGTTCGTGCTAATTTTTGTTGTCCCTTCTTTAAAGCAATTGATACGGACAAGGAGTACATATACGAGCACTACGTTGAGGCATCCGACGAGGAGAGGATTTGTTCCATCAATCAGAGCCATCAGATATTTCTGAAAAATAAATGTGAGAATTCAATTGGGTTAGATTAGAAGTacaaaatattcagaaaaaaagatTAGAAGTACAAAATAAAGCCTACTTAAACCTTCTTTGAGCCAAATAAATAGCCAGTTAGTCGAAGTTGTAGGTTTCTTCCTGTGCCCGCTGGCACTTGTACATATGATCGGCCTCATGTTAGCATTTTGCACAATAATATGGTTCAACATTTTTCTGAGATTGGCAACATTggcacaagcatggagaaagaaagAGTTTAGTAAGGAATCACATTAATTTGGGACGAGCCCACCAGAACAAGCTCCGTGAGGAACTGAGGAACTTGATCGCTTGGTGCAACGCGTGCTAAGGAGTCTATTCCGattttttgaacacagtacagacgcaaacgcACATATATACGTGCATACACTCATACACACACTACCCTTATGAGCCACCTCTCTGAGACTGGGCCGGCATATCATATGCTGAAattttacaaagtcaccgtagACGTCTCGTAATCGACGGGAACGTTTCCTTCATTGAATACACATCGTCGGAAAAATCTTGAAATAGATTCAGGATAAATGCAAGCATCATGACTTTAATCTTGATGGGCTAGGGTtatcactgtccacctaaccatccaatcacagaTTGACACGAGTCTATTCCAAATTAAGGTGTGCCAAGCTGACCAAACCAAACCCGTGGCACCAAGCCACCAACTTAAATTTATCATTTCTTACCTGCTACCATAGTGATAATAAGCCCTTTACCTTCATAGTTAATCCTAGCTTCTTTTAACCCATAATAATGCATTGAGACACGATTGCGGCTGATGGTGGGCACGAGTCGGTCGAAGACTTTATAGAGTATGATGTGGCTAATGATTATGTTGTGTCATAAGGAGAATGAAATGCAAagagagccttggctcagtggttTGGCATGCGATTGTGCAGCCTAGcgacccgagttcaattcctagaattCAGGTAATGCACAGGGGTTTTCCCCTatttattgaggatcaagtttgATGTGTGGTGTAACCTCTCatcaagaaatatcttgatactccCAGCCAGCCGCCGGGGAGACTACCTTGGCCTGATCTCCCCTTGCCGCCGCCACAGGGGGGCGCTGGGCAAAGCCcatgcggcggcggcgaggccttCTAtcttcggggctcctcgtcgttcccaccaatgGCTCGTCCGCCGTCGCCGTTCTACTTCGCGCTCACGCGGGCCCAGTGCGCTCCCTCCACCTGTGCAAGGTACGTCGCTGGTGTACGTGCGACTGCGTCCCGGGTGGTCAGCGGCCTAGATCCAATGCTCCAGCACATGGATCACGTGGTTGCTTGCGCCTCTGGTGGCCTCCGGCGTGGATCCATGCACTCTGCCATGGTTTCTGTGTGCGGGCCGGTTTTCGGTCGGATCCGGCCGGATAAGCCCTTGGGGGCCAGCGTGCGTCGAGCTCTATACCGGGAGATGGACCGCGGCAGTGAGGTACTAGCCTTTCACACGGTCCATGGCTTGGTAGTGGTGATTCAGATTTGGTCGGCCAGGTTGTGGTGACTGCAGACTATGCTGCAGTTAACTCCTATGAATCCATGACGGCTGTGGTCACCGAAAAATCTTGGGGAGTCTTCATCTCTCAAGATTCAGTGGTTGACTAAGGCGATGAGAAGCAAATTGTGGACGAGGGCTTGACGCAGAGGGTTGGTTGTGCAGCGGCGGCGGTCGCATTGCATGTAGCTGCTGGAATTGCGGAAAAATGGTGGTGACAACACTTGAGTGACTTGGACGGTGGTGCTACTGTAGCACCCAATCTCGAGCTCCGGGACGAAAGCCTAGGTCTGCCTGAgctggttatacctggcaatggcgatgtttCTTTTACGTCTTTACCTTgctgaaggcattgctcggatatgcacGGAttgattcttcagggtgaaaacctagagtCTTAACTTTgatggttggatccggtgacgacGACACTTGAATGTCGcttccttcctgaaggcgttgctgttgaagaacctTGTCATCCTTGTGGTGTCATGAAATGGTCGGTGCGGATATGGTCATTACTGCAATTTGCCGATCGTGTATCTGGTCACTTTGGagctttttccttttttcctcgcCTACACATAGCTTTGGTCTAATATGACTTTGCTAGTTGTTGGCGTGTTTATGTGTGAGTtgatgttggttgtgtgcatcctaactatgcagaggccgggtttgTACTCATTGTGTTTTGTATTCTCTTGATGCATCATTAtgagtcaataaaatccaccctttgtcaAAAAACATGGAGAATGAAATGTTGGATTCCCCGGTAGTGTGAAGACCTCACTACTCGGAGCCAGGTTTAGCTATAAGTAGACGATATGTTGTAGATCTTCACAAGTTTCACGACCCCAACATGCATATGGTCCAAACATTTCTTTCCACCACCTTGCCTCTGTCACATTCAGAATGCATACTCGGTTCATATTTTGGTCTCAACTTTGAACCTTGTGCTTCTACTCATATATGTAACAAGTAGTTCGTTGGATCGTGTGGTAGTGCTAATAGGAAAACGTTCACCCACCCCCTTCCCCTGAACACATTGACAGTTGAGATCTTTCTATACCCCTTCATAATAAAGATAGGATGGTCTTTTCACCCGCGCCGATACGCATCGCCTTTTTTTTCCTGGCGGCATCTTTTTTTTCTCGCAACGCCCTCGGTTGTTTTTCACTTTCTTTTTAAAAgaagaaaatgaaggaaatatgccctagaggcaataataaagttattatttatttccttatatcatgataaatgtttattattcatactagaattgtattaactggaaacataatacatgtgtgaatacatagacaaacagagtgtcactagtatgcctctacttgactagcttgttgatcaaagatcgttatgtttcctaaccatagacatgtgttgtcatttgattaacgggatcacatcattaggaaaatgatgggattaacatgacccattccgttagcttagcacacgatcgtttagtatattgctattgctttcttattgacttatacatgttcctatgactatg is drawn from Triticum dicoccoides isolate Atlit2015 ecotype Zavitan chromosome 6B, WEW_v2.0, whole genome shotgun sequence and contains these coding sequences:
- the LOC119322240 gene encoding translation initiation factor IF-2-like — translated: MASPSPSFLLQLVRYVSSLPSQVMGATARALPAASREGAGGAIRPSFAAPAPQRPGAPAEGAGGQGGIIHEASPVPLELMSAAARAAPPMQGAGGNRTHAPTAGLMGPQRPGAPKEGAGGRGGIIHAASS